A part of Pararoseomonas sp. SCSIO 73927 genomic DNA contains:
- a CDS encoding DEAD/DEAH box helicase has protein sequence MAALAAEPEGLLAAGLVERAEGAGAMIHVARSEARAARLARAAAALAPALAVLHLPGWDCLPYDRASPSRQSMGGRMAVLRAMAERGDRPVLLIAGIEAITQRLPTPESLDALILRRGEPLDIPALEAALERLGYVLDERVDEPGEAALHGSVLDIYPPGGEALPCRVEHEEGRIASIRHYDPLTQRSLDDTVESVTLGPASEVVWPEGSEERHAPGLEHALAEIVPDLVTPFALLPGAPVSLDPEVEELRPGRWEEVTDAHRARITLAPLEEGARSPSDPARLYLDDAAWTEAMDGRELMALEAPPEEPEGSTPRFVEGEEPEEAFLSFLEERVAGGGRVALAGRESRRGRALSRLVRDRLGWEPDRFPDWAALRATPPGRFGTLDGMLEAGFEAEGIAVVAPGDVRPAAARKSEAERQAALGLMGTALQPGDAVIHLEHGLGALRGVETVEAGGAALDTLVLEYFGGTKQLVPLDEMDRLWRYGAEAEGVSLDHLGGESWPKRRAQVEEQVAATARALEAMTRERAARTAPALRPRGGAYARFAARFPYALTPDQEEGIDAVLADLASGHPMDRLVCGDVGFGKTEVALRAAAVAALAGKQVAVMAPTTVLVRQHLTTFRRRFAGMKVNGKTIRIEQLSRLSKPAEAKAVKAALKDGSVHIVIGTQALTAKGVEFADLGLLVIDEEQRFGAKQKAAARELGASTHLLSMTATPIPRTLQSALVGLQELSVIATPPGRRQPIHTVHVPMDDAVLRQALMREKRRGGQSFVVLSRIEDLPEMRKRVEELLPELSIIEAHGELPAEEVDTALVRFAEGDGDVLLSTNIVETGLDVPRANTMLVHRADRFGIAQLHQLRGRVGRGRVRGSIVLMTDAADPPSPLTLKRLKALEAHDRVGAGFAISARDMDLRGAGDLLGEEQAGHVKLIGLDLYQHLLDRALREARGETVADDWTPQLSIGVHAAIPREHVEEEAVRVELHARLASILRRGDAVALGDFAEEVEDRFGAPPEALANLLALAGLRLRCRRLGIAELKVGPSAAAAAFRGEPPAADAPLERRGDRIVLPRESKDAAGQLAAATELLDRLSKRRGKKARAENLEETRPAA, from the coding sequence ATGGCAGCGCTGGCGGCGGAACCGGAGGGCCTTCTGGCCGCCGGGCTGGTGGAGCGCGCCGAGGGCGCGGGCGCGATGATCCACGTGGCCCGCAGCGAGGCCCGCGCCGCCCGCCTGGCCCGCGCCGCCGCGGCGCTGGCGCCCGCCCTGGCCGTGCTGCACCTGCCGGGCTGGGACTGCCTTCCCTATGACCGCGCCTCGCCCTCCCGCCAGTCCATGGGCGGGCGCATGGCGGTGCTGCGCGCCATGGCGGAGCGGGGGGACCGCCCCGTGCTGCTGATCGCGGGCATCGAGGCGATCACCCAGCGCCTCCCCACGCCGGAAAGCCTCGACGCGCTCATCCTGCGACGGGGCGAGCCGCTGGACATCCCCGCGCTGGAAGCCGCGCTGGAGCGCCTGGGCTACGTTCTGGACGAGCGGGTGGACGAGCCCGGCGAGGCGGCGCTGCACGGCAGCGTGCTGGACATCTATCCGCCCGGTGGCGAGGCCCTTCCCTGCCGCGTCGAGCACGAGGAAGGGCGGATCGCCTCCATCCGCCACTACGACCCGCTGACGCAGCGCAGCCTGGATGACACGGTTGAATCCGTCACCCTCGGGCCCGCCTCGGAGGTGGTCTGGCCCGAGGGCTCCGAGGAGCGGCACGCGCCCGGGCTGGAGCACGCCCTGGCGGAGATCGTCCCCGACCTCGTTACCCCCTTCGCCCTGCTGCCCGGCGCCCCCGTCTCCCTCGACCCCGAGGTGGAGGAGCTGCGTCCCGGGCGCTGGGAGGAGGTGACGGACGCGCACCGCGCCCGCATCACCCTCGCGCCGCTGGAGGAGGGCGCGCGCAGCCCCTCCGACCCCGCCCGCCTCTACCTCGACGACGCCGCCTGGACGGAGGCGATGGATGGTCGTGAGCTGATGGCACTGGAGGCGCCCCCCGAGGAGCCGGAGGGCAGCACGCCCCGCTTCGTCGAGGGGGAGGAGCCGGAGGAGGCCTTCCTCTCCTTCCTGGAGGAGCGCGTGGCCGGGGGCGGCCGCGTGGCCCTGGCCGGGCGCGAGAGCCGCCGCGGCCGGGCCCTGTCCCGCCTGGTCCGCGATCGCCTGGGCTGGGAACCGGACCGCTTCCCCGATTGGGCCGCCCTGCGCGCCACGCCGCCCGGCCGCTTCGGCACGCTGGACGGGATGCTGGAGGCCGGCTTCGAGGCGGAGGGCATCGCCGTCGTCGCCCCCGGCGACGTGCGCCCCGCCGCCGCCCGCAAGAGCGAGGCGGAGAGGCAGGCGGCGCTCGGCCTGATGGGCACGGCCCTGCAGCCCGGCGACGCCGTGATCCACCTGGAGCACGGGCTGGGCGCCCTGCGCGGGGTGGAGACGGTGGAGGCGGGCGGGGCCGCGCTGGACACGCTGGTGCTGGAGTACTTCGGCGGCACGAAGCAGCTCGTGCCCCTGGACGAGATGGACCGCCTCTGGCGCTACGGCGCGGAGGCGGAGGGCGTCTCGCTGGACCATCTCGGCGGCGAATCCTGGCCGAAGCGCCGGGCGCAGGTGGAGGAGCAGGTCGCCGCCACGGCCCGCGCGCTGGAAGCGATGACGCGGGAGCGCGCCGCCCGCACAGCCCCCGCGCTGCGCCCGCGCGGCGGCGCCTATGCCCGCTTCGCCGCGCGCTTCCCCTACGCGCTGACGCCCGATCAGGAGGAGGGGATCGACGCCGTGCTGGCAGACCTCGCCTCCGGCCATCCGATGGACCGGCTGGTCTGCGGCGATGTCGGCTTCGGCAAGACGGAGGTGGCGCTGCGCGCCGCGGCCGTGGCGGCCTTGGCCGGGAAGCAGGTGGCGGTGATGGCGCCCACCACCGTGCTGGTGCGCCAGCACCTCACCACCTTCCGCCGCCGCTTCGCGGGCATGAAGGTGAACGGGAAGACCATCCGCATCGAGCAGCTCTCCCGCCTTTCCAAGCCCGCCGAGGCGAAGGCGGTGAAGGCCGCGCTGAAGGACGGCAGCGTCCATATCGTGATCGGCACGCAGGCGCTGACGGCGAAGGGCGTGGAGTTCGCCGATCTCGGCCTTCTCGTCATCGACGAGGAGCAGCGCTTCGGCGCCAAGCAGAAGGCCGCCGCCCGGGAACTGGGCGCGAGCACGCACCTGCTCTCCATGACGGCCACCCCCATCCCGCGCACCCTGCAATCCGCGCTGGTGGGGCTGCAGGAGCTCTCCGTCATCGCAACGCCCCCGGGCCGGCGCCAGCCCATCCACACCGTGCACGTGCCGATGGACGACGCCGTGCTGCGCCAGGCGCTAATGCGGGAGAAGCGGCGGGGCGGGCAGAGCTTCGTCGTGCTCTCCCGCATCGAGGACCTGCCGGAGATGCGGAAGCGCGTGGAGGAGCTGCTGCCCGAACTCTCCATCATCGAGGCCCATGGCGAGCTGCCGGCGGAGGAGGTGGACACCGCCCTGGTGCGCTTCGCGGAGGGGGACGGCGACGTGCTGCTCTCCACCAACATCGTGGAGACGGGGCTGGACGTGCCGCGCGCCAACACGATGCTGGTCCACCGCGCGGACCGCTTCGGCATCGCCCAGCTTCACCAGTTGCGCGGCCGCGTCGGACGCGGGCGGGTGCGGGGCAGCATCGTGCTGATGACCGATGCCGCCGACCCGCCCTCTCCCCTCACCCTCAAGCGGCTGAAGGCGCTGGAGGCACATGACCGCGTGGGCGCTGGCTTCGCCATCAGCGCGCGTGACATGGACCTGCGCGGCGCCGGCGACCTGCTGGGCGAGGAGCAGGCGGGCCACGTGAAGCTCATCGGGCTGGATCTCTACCAGCACCTGCTGGACCGCGCCCTCCGGGAGGCACGCGGGGAGACGGTGGCGGACGACTGGACGCCCCAGCTCTCAATCGGCGTCCACGCCGCCATCCCGCGCGAGCACGTGGAGGAGGAGGCGGTGCGGGTGGAGCTGCACGCCCGGCTGGCCTCCATCCTCCGCCGCGGCGACGCCGTGGCCCTGGGCGACTTCGCCGAAGAGGTGGAGGACCGCTTCGGCGCGCCGCCGGAGGCTCTGGCCAACCTCCTCGCCCTGGCCGGGCTGCGCCTGCGCTGCCGCCGCCTGGGGATCGCGGAGCTGAAGGTGGGCCCCAGCGCCGCCGCCGCCGCCTTCCGCGGCGAGCCGCCCGCGGCCGATGCGCCGCTGGAACGCCGGGGAGACCGGATCGTGCTGCCGCGCGAGAGCAAGGATGCCGCCGGGCAACTGGCGGCCGCGACGGAGCTGCTGGACCGCCTCTCGAAGCGGCGCGGGAAGAAGGCTCGGGCGGAGAATTTGGAGGAGACCCGCCCGGCGGCGTAG
- the selD gene encoding selenide, water dikinase SelD, protein MPGLEDAMDAAPQIRLTELAHGGGCGCKLAPSVLQNLLSGQAMATPFSQLLVGTESSDDAAVWQVNDEIAIVATTDFFMPMVDDARDFGRIAATNAISDVYAMGGKPVMALAILGIPVNKLDPAVVREILAGGASVCAEAGIPVAGGHSIDCPEPVYGLAVIGIIHPSKVRRNTGARAGDALILTKGIGVGIYSAAIKKGVLPDGAYDEMIASTTLLNRVGAELAEDPAVHGITDVTGFGVLGHGLEMARGSGVALRIGADSVPLLSRASELAQAGHVTGASHRNWDSYGAEVELPDGLPDWRRALLTDPQTSGGLLVACAPEAADAVLARIGAAGYPLARRIGTAEAGLPRVVVT, encoded by the coding sequence ATGCCAGGACTGGAGGACGCCATGGACGCCGCCCCGCAAATCCGCCTCACGGAACTCGCGCACGGGGGCGGCTGCGGCTGCAAGCTCGCGCCCTCGGTGCTGCAGAACCTTTTGTCCGGCCAGGCCATGGCCACGCCGTTCAGTCAGCTCCTCGTCGGGACGGAAAGCTCCGACGACGCGGCGGTGTGGCAGGTGAACGACGAGATCGCGATCGTCGCCACCACGGACTTCTTCATGCCGATGGTGGACGACGCGCGGGATTTCGGCCGCATCGCCGCCACCAACGCCATCTCCGACGTCTACGCCATGGGCGGCAAGCCGGTGATGGCGCTGGCCATCCTCGGCATCCCCGTGAACAAGCTGGACCCGGCCGTGGTGCGGGAAATTTTGGCGGGCGGCGCCTCCGTCTGCGCGGAGGCGGGCATCCCCGTCGCCGGCGGGCACTCCATCGACTGCCCGGAGCCCGTCTACGGCCTCGCCGTCATCGGCATCATCCACCCCTCCAAGGTGCGCCGGAACACGGGCGCGCGGGCGGGGGACGCGCTGATCCTCACCAAGGGCATCGGCGTCGGCATCTACTCCGCCGCGATCAAGAAGGGCGTGCTGCCCGACGGCGCCTACGACGAGATGATCGCCTCCACCACCCTGCTGAACCGCGTGGGGGCGGAGCTGGCGGAAGACCCGGCGGTGCACGGCATCACGGACGTGACGGGCTTCGGCGTGCTCGGCCACGGGCTGGAGATGGCGCGGGGATCGGGCGTGGCGCTGCGGATCGGGGCGGATTCCGTCCCCCTGCTCTCCCGCGCCTCGGAACTGGCGCAGGCCGGGCACGTCACCGGCGCCTCCCACCGCAACTGGGACAGCTACGGCGCCGAGGTGGAGCTGCCGGACGGACTGCCTGACTGGCGCCGCGCGCTGCTGACCGACCCCCAGACCTCCGGCGGCCTTCTCGTCGCCTGCGCGCCGGAGGCGGCCGATGCCGTGCTGGCCCGCATCGGGGCCGCGGGCTATCCCCTGGCCCGCCGGATCGGCACCGCCGAGGCCGGCCTACCGCGCGTGGTGGTGACCTGA
- the fdxH gene encoding formate dehydrogenase subunit beta: protein MSGSTAYQSPRTAVSNPPVTPVAAGFGEADLVRRSATGDLPPPQRQLTPVAKLIDVSKCIGCKACQSACIEWNDTAPDIGSNHGIYDNPRDLTENMFTLMRFTEWVNPETDNLEWLIRKDGCMHCADPGCLRACPAPGAIVQYTNGIVDFIHENCIGCGYCVKGCPFNIPRISKADHRSYKCTLCSDRVAVGQGPACAKACPTQAIVFGTKEDMKRHAEGRIADLKSRGYANAGLYDPPGVGGTHVMYVLHHNDKPGIYSGLPENPRISPIVQTWKGVTKYVGLAAMGFLAAGSLIHGVFARPNRVTEEDDEHGEDLVHGKPVPPPGPETPDTGKGDRA from the coding sequence ATGAGCGGGAGCACCGCCTACCAGAGCCCGCGCACCGCGGTCTCCAACCCGCCGGTCACGCCCGTGGCCGCGGGCTTCGGGGAGGCGGACCTCGTCCGCCGCTCCGCCACGGGCGACCTGCCGCCGCCGCAGCGGCAGCTCACCCCCGTGGCGAAGCTGATCGACGTCTCCAAGTGCATCGGCTGCAAGGCGTGCCAGTCCGCCTGCATCGAGTGGAACGACACGGCGCCGGACATCGGCTCGAACCACGGGATCTACGACAATCCCCGTGACCTGACCGAGAACATGTTCACGCTCATGCGGTTCACGGAATGGGTGAACCCGGAGACGGACAACCTGGAGTGGCTGATCCGCAAGGATGGCTGCATGCACTGCGCGGATCCCGGCTGCCTCCGGGCCTGCCCGGCGCCGGGCGCGATCGTGCAGTACACGAACGGGATCGTGGACTTCATCCACGAGAATTGCATCGGCTGCGGCTACTGCGTGAAGGGCTGCCCCTTCAACATCCCCCGCATCTCGAAGGCGGATCACCGCTCCTACAAGTGCACCCTCTGCTCCGACCGCGTGGCTGTCGGCCAGGGCCCCGCCTGCGCGAAGGCCTGCCCGACCCAGGCCATCGTGTTCGGCACGAAGGAGGACATGAAGCGGCACGCCGAAGGGCGGATCGCGGACCTGAAGTCCCGCGGCTACGCCAATGCGGGGCTGTACGACCCGCCGGGCGTGGGCGGCACGCACGTGATGTACGTGCTGCACCACAACGACAAGCCGGGCATCTACTCCGGCCTGCCGGAGAACCCCCGCATCTCCCCGATCGTGCAGACCTGGAAGGGCGTGACGAAGTATGTGGGCCTTGCCGCCATGGGCTTCCTGGCCGCCGGCAGCCTCATCCACGGCGTCTTCGCCCGGCCCAACCGGGTGACGGAGGAGGATGACGAGCACGGGGAGGACCTGGTCCACGGCAAGCCCGTGCCGCCGCCCGGTCCCGAGACCCCGGACACCGGAAAGGGGGATCGGGCCTGA
- the selA gene encoding L-seryl-tRNA(Sec) selenium transferase, with amino-acid sequence MPDKAALRALPSVDRVLGAAECTPLVSRFGRAEVTAAVRAALAEARAAGALPDAAAIAATAGARLAARDRSNLRPLFNLTGTVLHTNLGRALLAEEAVEAAAAAMRDAVALEFDLDTGRRGERDDHLRGLLRELTGAEDATLVNNNAAAVLIALNTLGAGREAIVSRGELIEIGGAFRVPDIMALAGVRLVEVGTTNRTHPRDYRGAIRAETALIAKVHPSNYRIEGFTAEVGGAELSAIGREAGVPVMNDLGSGTLVDLSRWGLAKEQTVREAVAEGADIVTFSGDKLLGGPQAGFIVGRRNLIAAINRNPMKRALRVDKIRIAALEATLKLYRDPDRLAERLPALHLLARKGAEIEAQAGRLLPLVAQHLPPGIDVEVCACRSQIGSGALPVDTLPSAGLRLTAPRGRDLEALAAALRDLPRPVIGHVRDGALVLDLRCLMDEAAFLESLSALPGIHGLA; translated from the coding sequence GTGCCCGACAAGGCCGCGCTGCGGGCGCTTCCCTCCGTGGACCGGGTGCTGGGCGCGGCGGAGTGCACGCCCCTGGTCTCGCGCTTCGGGCGCGCGGAAGTGACGGCGGCCGTGCGCGCGGCGCTGGCCGAGGCACGGGCCGCGGGCGCGCTGCCGGACGCCGCCGCGATCGCTGCCACGGCCGGGGCCCGGCTGGCCGCGCGGGACCGGTCCAACCTGCGGCCGCTGTTCAACCTGACCGGGACGGTGCTGCACACCAATCTCGGCCGCGCCCTTCTGGCAGAGGAGGCGGTGGAGGCCGCCGCCGCCGCCATGCGCGACGCCGTGGCGCTGGAGTTCGACCTGGACACCGGCCGGAGGGGCGAGCGCGACGACCACCTGCGCGGCCTGCTGCGGGAGCTGACGGGGGCGGAGGACGCCACCCTGGTGAACAACAACGCCGCCGCCGTGCTGATCGCGCTGAACACGCTCGGCGCGGGGCGGGAGGCGATCGTCTCCCGCGGGGAGCTGATCGAGATCGGCGGCGCCTTCCGCGTGCCCGACATCATGGCGCTGGCCGGGGTTCGGCTGGTGGAGGTGGGCACGACGAACCGCACCCATCCCAGGGACTACCGCGGCGCGATCCGGGCCGAGACGGCGCTGATCGCGAAGGTGCACCCCTCCAACTACCGGATCGAGGGCTTCACGGCGGAGGTCGGCGGCGCCGAGCTCTCGGCGATCGGGCGGGAGGCCGGGGTGCCCGTGATGAACGACCTCGGCTCCGGCACGCTCGTCGATCTCTCGCGCTGGGGGCTGGCGAAGGAGCAGACGGTGCGGGAGGCGGTGGCGGAGGGGGCGGACATCGTCACCTTCTCCGGCGACAAGCTGCTGGGCGGGCCGCAGGCCGGCTTCATCGTCGGGCGGCGCAACCTGATCGCGGCCATCAACCGCAACCCGATGAAGCGGGCCCTGCGGGTGGACAAGATCCGCATCGCCGCGCTGGAGGCGACGCTGAAGCTCTACCGCGACCCGGACCGGCTGGCGGAGCGGCTGCCGGCGCTGCACCTGCTGGCGCGCAAGGGGGCGGAGATCGAGGCGCAGGCCGGGCGCCTGCTGCCGCTGGTGGCGCAGCACCTGCCGCCGGGCATCGACGTGGAGGTCTGCGCCTGCCGCAGCCAGATCGGCTCCGGCGCCCTGCCCGTGGACACGCTGCCCAGCGCCGGGCTGCGGCTGACCGCCCCGCGCGGGCGCGACCTGGAGGCGCTGGCGGCGGCGCTGCGGGATCTGCCGCGCCCTGTCATCGGCCATGTGCGGGATGGCGCCCTGGTGCTGGATCTGCGCTGCCTGATGGACGAGGCGGCGTTCCTGGAGAGTCTGTCCGCCCTGCCGGGGATCCATGGGCTGGCTTGA
- the fdhE gene encoding formate dehydrogenase accessory protein FdhE, giving the protein MSGFESIQPDPSVIGRLLPPPFAVLPDPRRLFRARAERFAALGQAGDMAPYLRFLAGLCEAQAAVADALPPAEPIPAAQVERAREGKMPPLDRNAFPDSPGLRAVIGPLLDAMVPVAKPQPAQDALEWLRRAPGESMREMLGNVVADAIPLEAIPQHLFLSAAVQVEAARLASTLDAAKLVPVETGVCPVCGGPPVASLVVERPGAEGARYAACAFCGTHWNEVRIKCLACGSTKGVGYKAADEGGRDPAIKAETCDSCRSWVKILYHKNNPSLEPVADDVASLGLDLLMQGTEYRRAGFDPFLIGY; this is encoded by the coding sequence ATGTCCGGTTTCGAGAGCATCCAGCCCGATCCTTCGGTGATCGGGCGCCTTCTTCCGCCCCCCTTCGCCGTGCTGCCCGATCCGCGCCGCCTGTTCCGGGCGCGGGCGGAGCGCTTCGCGGCGCTGGGCCAGGCGGGGGACATGGCCCCCTACCTCCGCTTCCTGGCCGGGCTCTGCGAGGCGCAGGCGGCGGTGGCGGACGCGTTGCCACCTGCCGAGCCCATCCCCGCCGCCCAGGTGGAGCGGGCGCGGGAGGGCAAGATGCCGCCGCTGGACCGCAACGCCTTCCCGGACTCCCCCGGGCTGCGGGCGGTGATCGGCCCCCTCCTCGATGCCATGGTGCCGGTGGCGAAGCCGCAGCCCGCGCAGGACGCGCTGGAGTGGCTGCGCCGCGCGCCCGGGGAGTCCATGCGGGAGATGCTCGGCAACGTGGTGGCCGATGCCATCCCGCTGGAAGCGATCCCGCAGCACCTCTTCCTCTCCGCCGCCGTGCAGGTGGAGGCGGCGCGGCTGGCCTCCACGCTGGACGCGGCGAAGCTAGTGCCGGTGGAGACCGGCGTCTGCCCGGTCTGCGGCGGCCCTCCCGTCGCGTCGCTGGTGGTGGAGCGGCCGGGGGCGGAGGGCGCGCGCTACGCGGCCTGCGCCTTCTGCGGCACGCACTGGAACGAGGTGCGGATCAAGTGCCTGGCCTGCGGCTCCACCAAGGGCGTGGGCTACAAGGCGGCGGATGAGGGCGGGCGGGATCCGGCCATCAAGGCCGAGACCTGCGATTCCTGCCGGAGCTGGGTGAAGATCCTGTACCACAAGAACAACCCCTCGCTGGAGCCGGTGGCGGACGACGTGGCGAGCCTCGGCCTGGACCTGCTGATGCAGGGCACGGAGTACCGGCGCGCCGGCTTCGACCCCTTCCTGATCGGCTACTAG
- a CDS encoding tripartite tricarboxylate transporter substrate binding protein, whose translation MMNRRSLLAALAAPALANPVLAIPALAQGTWPNRPVRVIVPFTPGGSTDAMARVTAAKLTEKLGQPFVVENRPGANGAIGGRAVAEAAPDGYTLCFSASIQVLARQVMRNPGYDPVADLQPIIRTGRGPLLLLMNRNRAPNTLAELLAAVRANPRDWPVAVSSLGAAGHLATIEFIRQAGVELVQVPYRGTAPAITDVVAGNVSLVFEPILATWPPARDGLAKALAITSAARSDAAPNVPTAAEGGMPNLDIQSWWGLWGPRGLPAEVVARVGDALRTGMMEPDVFARVGTLGIEPMAETGEEFAAFIRRDVERATSLLQLAKFQPE comes from the coding sequence ATGATGAATCGCCGCTCCCTCCTCGCCGCCCTGGCCGCCCCCGCCCTGGCCAACCCTGTCCTGGCCATCCCGGCTCTTGCCCAGGGAACCTGGCCCAACCGCCCCGTGCGGGTGATTGTCCCGTTCACGCCCGGCGGCTCGACCGACGCGATGGCGCGCGTCACCGCGGCCAAGCTGACGGAGAAGCTCGGCCAGCCCTTCGTGGTGGAGAACCGGCCCGGCGCCAACGGCGCCATCGGCGGGCGCGCGGTCGCCGAGGCGGCGCCCGACGGCTACACCCTGTGCTTCTCCGCCTCCATCCAGGTGCTCGCCCGGCAGGTGATGCGGAACCCGGGCTACGACCCCGTGGCGGACCTGCAGCCGATCATCCGCACCGGGCGCGGCCCGCTGCTGCTGCTGATGAACCGCAACCGGGCCCCGAACACGCTGGCCGAGCTCCTGGCCGCCGTGCGGGCCAACCCGCGGGACTGGCCGGTTGCCGTCTCCTCCCTCGGCGCGGCGGGCCACCTCGCCACCATCGAGTTCATCCGGCAGGCCGGGGTGGAGCTGGTGCAGGTGCCCTATCGTGGCACGGCCCCCGCCATCACGGACGTCGTCGCGGGCAATGTCTCGCTCGTCTTCGAGCCGATCCTCGCGACCTGGCCGCCCGCACGCGACGGGCTCGCCAAGGCCCTGGCCATCACCTCCGCCGCCCGCAGCGACGCCGCGCCGAACGTGCCCACGGCGGCGGAGGGCGGGATGCCGAACCTCGACATCCAGTCCTGGTGGGGCCTCTGGGGACCCCGCGGGCTGCCCGCCGAGGTCGTCGCGCGCGTCGGCGACGCGCTGCGGACGGGCATGATGGAGCCCGACGTCTTCGCGCGCGTCGGCACCCTCGGCATCGAGCCCATGGCGGAGACGGGCGAGGAGTTCGCGGCCTTCATCCGGCGGGACGTGGAGCGGGCCACCTCCCTCCTCCAGCTCGCGAAGTTCCAGCCGGAATAG
- a CDS encoding tetratricopeptide repeat protein — translation MGWLDRFRRAAPPAPDPRPDPLEDALAAFRAGDYAAALALWEPLARAGNARAQANIGACFAEGLGVPQDPPLALKWLTLSAESGHAPGQRNLAALYLRGGRGVETDFAKAADLYRRAAEAGDGLAQDMLSWMLLEGEVMPADPVEARLWAERAAAQGVAPSMTRVGMLYHHAMGVERDVAEAARWWSRAAALGDADGQAMLGAAHHLGAGVPKDGVSALTLLLRAEAGGSALARPFMSAARAALDPDGIAEAGRRAREPLP, via the coding sequence ATGGGCTGGCTTGACCGCTTCCGGCGCGCGGCCCCGCCCGCGCCCGATCCGAGGCCCGATCCGTTGGAGGACGCGCTCGCCGCCTTCCGCGCCGGGGATTATGCGGCGGCGCTGGCGCTGTGGGAGCCGCTGGCCCGGGCCGGGAATGCGCGGGCGCAGGCCAATATCGGCGCCTGCTTCGCGGAAGGGCTGGGCGTGCCCCAGGACCCGCCGCTGGCGCTGAAGTGGCTGACGCTCTCGGCCGAGTCAGGGCATGCGCCGGGCCAGCGCAATCTGGCCGCGCTGTACCTGCGCGGCGGGCGCGGGGTGGAGACGGACTTCGCCAAGGCCGCCGATCTCTATCGCCGTGCCGCGGAAGCCGGGGACGGCTTGGCGCAGGACATGCTGAGCTGGATGCTGCTGGAGGGCGAGGTGATGCCCGCCGATCCCGTAGAGGCCCGGCTCTGGGCGGAGAGGGCGGCCGCGCAGGGCGTCGCCCCCTCCATGACGCGGGTGGGCATGTTGTACCACCACGCCATGGGCGTGGAGCGGGACGTGGCGGAGGCCGCGCGCTGGTGGTCCCGCGCTGCCGCGCTGGGCGATGCGGACGGGCAGGCCATGCTGGGCGCGGCGCACCACCTCGGCGCCGGCGTCCCGAAGGACGGCGTGTCCGCTCTGACCCTGCTGCTGCGCGCGGAGGCCGGGGGCAGCGCCCTGGCCCGTCCCTTCATGTCGGCCGCGCGCGCCGCCCTGGACCCGGACGGCATCGCCGAGGCCGGGCGCCGGGCAAGGGAGCCCCTGCCATGA
- a CDS encoding formate dehydrogenase subunit gamma has protein sequence MVERVQPGDVIHPGKPSTVGRYGPLARLNHWITAASLILLALSGLALFTPSLYWLTGLFGGGQNTRAWHPWIGVVLFVSFYVFFLQLWRANLPQRVDWVWLSRFRDIVAAREENLPELGKYNAGQKFIFWAMAGLILVLIISGVLIWEQYFADYVDIPIRRIAVITHSIAAVLAICVFILHVYAGIWTRGTLRAMTRGDVTAGWAWRHHRKWLRQVAAQKRVDPAE, from the coding sequence ATGGTGGAGCGCGTCCAGCCCGGGGATGTCATCCACCCCGGCAAGCCGAGCACGGTGGGCCGCTACGGCCCGCTGGCGCGGCTGAACCACTGGATCACGGCGGCCAGCCTGATCCTGCTGGCGCTCTCCGGCCTCGCGCTGTTCACGCCCTCCCTCTACTGGCTCACGGGCCTGTTCGGGGGCGGGCAGAACACGCGGGCGTGGCACCCCTGGATCGGGGTGGTGCTCTTCGTCAGCTTCTACGTCTTCTTCCTCCAGCTCTGGCGGGCCAACCTGCCCCAGCGGGTGGACTGGGTGTGGCTGTCCAGGTTCCGCGACATCGTGGCGGCGCGGGAGGAGAACCTTCCGGAGCTCGGCAAGTACAACGCCGGCCAGAAGTTCATCTTCTGGGCCATGGCCGGGCTGATCCTGGTGCTGATCATCAGCGGCGTCCTGATCTGGGAGCAGTACTTCGCGGACTACGTGGACATCCCCATCCGCCGGATCGCGGTGATTACCCATTCCATCGCGGCGGTGCTGGCGATCTGCGTGTTCATCCTGCACGTCTACGCGGGGATCTGGACGCGCGGCACGCTGCGGGCGATGACGCGTGGCGACGTGACGGCGGGCTGGGCCTGGCGCCACCACCGCAAGTGGCTTCGGCAGGTCGCCGCGCAGAAGCGGGTGGACCCGGCCGAGTAA
- a CDS encoding nuclear transport factor 2 family protein, whose product MSQSRRRIGFGAAIGAALLATAPLAPAAAQTSDAAGVAEAVEALRQAMLSADRARLEAVAAEGLSYGHSSGRVENKEQFVAAIVEGRSVFRSIALTEQTVATSGDVALVRHILSAETADGGRPGTVRIGVLLVFQRQAGGWKLLARQAVPRPA is encoded by the coding sequence ATGTCCCAGTCCCGCCGCAGGATCGGATTCGGCGCCGCGATCGGCGCCGCCCTGCTGGCCACCGCGCCCCTGGCCCCGGCGGCAGCCCAGACGAGCGATGCGGCCGGCGTCGCCGAGGCCGTGGAGGCGCTGCGCCAGGCCATGCTCTCCGCCGACCGCGCCAGGCTGGAGGCCGTCGCCGCCGAAGGCCTGAGCTACGGCCACTCCTCCGGCCGCGTGGAGAACAAGGAGCAGTTCGTCGCCGCCATCGTGGAGGGGCGGAGCGTGTTCCGCAGCATCGCCCTGACGGAGCAGACCGTCGCCACCTCCGGCGACGTCGCCCTGGTGCGCCACATCCTCTCCGCCGAAACGGCCGATGGCGGCCGGCCCGGCACGGTGCGGATCGGGGTGCTGCTGGTCTTCCAGAGGCAGGCCGGCGGCTGGAAGCTGCTAGCGCGGCAGGCCGTGCCCCGCCCGGCCTAG